One genomic window of Cottoperca gobio chromosome 10, fCotGob3.1, whole genome shotgun sequence includes the following:
- the LOC115014510 gene encoding serine/threonine-protein phosphatase 2A 55 kDa regulatory subunit B beta isoform isoform X1 has translation MLSPIQVLCSDITTLSLEPEPFASYTEADIISTVEFNHTGELLATGDKGGRVVIFQREPECKIEPFSQGEYNVYSTFQSHEPEFDYLKSLEIEEKINKIRWLPQQNAAHFLLSTNDKTIKLWKVSERDKRPEGYNLKDEEGRIKDLSTVTSLQVPVLMPMDLMVEVSPRRVFANAHTYHVNSISVNSDYQTYMSADDLRINLWHLDITDRSFNIVDIKPTNMEDLTEVITAAEFHPHHCNLFVYSSSKGTLRLCDMREAALCDKHSKLFEEPEDPSARSFFSEIVSSVSDVKFSHSGRYLLTRDYLTAKVWDLNMESKPLETYQVHDYLRSKLCSLYENDCIFDKFECAWNGSDSVIMTGAYNNFFRMFDRNTKRDVTLEASRESSKPRAVLKPRRVCAAGGKRRKDDISVDSLDFTKKILHTAWHPTENIIAIAATNNLYIFQDKLNSEMH, from the exons ATGTTGAGCCCCATCCAGGTCCTGTGCTCCGACATCACTACCCTTTCTCTGGAGCCCGAGCCGTTTGCCTCTTACACTGAAG ctgaTATCATCTCCACTGTTGAGTTCAACCACACTGGAGAGCTCCTGGCCACCGGGGACAAGGGGGGCCGAGTGGTCATCTTTCAGAGGGAACCTGAg TGCAAGATTGAACCATTCTCCCAGGGAGAGTACAATGTCTACAGCACCTTCCAGAGCCATGAGCCTGAGTTCGACTACCTTAAGAGTCTGGAGATCGAGGAGAAGATCAATAAGATCCGATGGCTGCCTCAGCAGAACGCCGcacacttcctcctctccaccaaTG ATAAGACCATTAAGTTGTGGAAGGTGAGTGAAAGAGACAAACGGCCGGAGGGTTACAACCTGAAGGATGAGGAGGGTCGCATCAAGGACCTCTCCACCGTCACCTCCCTACAG GTGCCGGTGTTGATGCCGATGGACCTGATGGTAGAGGTGAGCCCGCGGCGAGTGTTCGCCAACGCCCACACCTACCACGTCAACTCCATCTCCGTCAACTCCGACTATCAGACCTACATGTCAGCTGACGACCTGAGGATCAACCTCTGGCATCTGGACATCACCGACCGCAGCTTCA ACATTGTGGACATCAAGCCAACCAACATGGAGGATCTGACAGAGGTGATCACAGCGGCGGAGTTTCACCCCCACCACTGTAACCTGTTTGTCTATAGCAGCAGCAAAGGCACCCTGCGCCTCTGTGACATGAGAGAAGCAGCGCTGTGCGACAAACACTCCAAAT TGTTCGAGGAGCCCGAGGATCCCAGCGCCCGCTCCTTCTTCTCTGAGATCGTCTCCTCTGTGTCCGATGTCAAGTTTAGCCACAGCGGTCGCTACCTGCTCACCAGAGACTACCTGACTGCCAAAGTCTGGGACCTCAACATGGAGAGCAAGCCCCTGGAGACATACCAG GTCCACGATTACCTCCGCAGCAAGTTGTGCTCCCTTTACGAAAACGACTGCATCTTTGACAAGTTTGAGTGTGCCTGGAACGGCTCGGACAG CGTGATCATGACCGGAGCCTACAACAACTTCTTCCGCATGTTCGACCGCAACACCAAACGCGACGTGACCTTGGAGGCGTCGAGGGAGAGCAGCAAACCCCGAGCTGTCCTGAAGCCGCGGAGGGTCTGTGCCGCCGGGGGAAAGCGGCGGAAGGACGACATCAGCGTGGACAGCCTGGACTTCACCAAGAAGATCCTCCACACAGCCTGGCACCCGACTGAGAACATCATCGCCATCGCCGCCACCAACAATCTGTACATCTTCCAGGACAAACTCAACTCTGAGATGCATTAA
- the LOC115014510 gene encoding serine/threonine-protein phosphatase 2A 55 kDa regulatory subunit B gamma isoform isoform X2: protein MGEDTDATPTLNHRGFLPDHNYVTEADIISTVEFNHTGELLATGDKGGRVVIFQREPECKIEPFSQGEYNVYSTFQSHEPEFDYLKSLEIEEKINKIRWLPQQNAAHFLLSTNDKTIKLWKVSERDKRPEGYNLKDEEGRIKDLSTVTSLQVPVLMPMDLMVEVSPRRVFANAHTYHVNSISVNSDYQTYMSADDLRINLWHLDITDRSFNIVDIKPTNMEDLTEVITAAEFHPHHCNLFVYSSSKGTLRLCDMREAALCDKHSKLFEEPEDPSARSFFSEIVSSVSDVKFSHSGRYLLTRDYLTAKVWDLNMESKPLETYQVHDYLRSKLCSLYENDCIFDKFECAWNGSDSVIMTGAYNNFFRMFDRNTKRDVTLEASRESSKPRAVLKPRRVCAAGGKRRKDDISVDSLDFTKKILHTAWHPTENIIAIAATNNLYIFQDKLNSEMH from the exons ctgaTATCATCTCCACTGTTGAGTTCAACCACACTGGAGAGCTCCTGGCCACCGGGGACAAGGGGGGCCGAGTGGTCATCTTTCAGAGGGAACCTGAg TGCAAGATTGAACCATTCTCCCAGGGAGAGTACAATGTCTACAGCACCTTCCAGAGCCATGAGCCTGAGTTCGACTACCTTAAGAGTCTGGAGATCGAGGAGAAGATCAATAAGATCCGATGGCTGCCTCAGCAGAACGCCGcacacttcctcctctccaccaaTG ATAAGACCATTAAGTTGTGGAAGGTGAGTGAAAGAGACAAACGGCCGGAGGGTTACAACCTGAAGGATGAGGAGGGTCGCATCAAGGACCTCTCCACCGTCACCTCCCTACAG GTGCCGGTGTTGATGCCGATGGACCTGATGGTAGAGGTGAGCCCGCGGCGAGTGTTCGCCAACGCCCACACCTACCACGTCAACTCCATCTCCGTCAACTCCGACTATCAGACCTACATGTCAGCTGACGACCTGAGGATCAACCTCTGGCATCTGGACATCACCGACCGCAGCTTCA ACATTGTGGACATCAAGCCAACCAACATGGAGGATCTGACAGAGGTGATCACAGCGGCGGAGTTTCACCCCCACCACTGTAACCTGTTTGTCTATAGCAGCAGCAAAGGCACCCTGCGCCTCTGTGACATGAGAGAAGCAGCGCTGTGCGACAAACACTCCAAAT TGTTCGAGGAGCCCGAGGATCCCAGCGCCCGCTCCTTCTTCTCTGAGATCGTCTCCTCTGTGTCCGATGTCAAGTTTAGCCACAGCGGTCGCTACCTGCTCACCAGAGACTACCTGACTGCCAAAGTCTGGGACCTCAACATGGAGAGCAAGCCCCTGGAGACATACCAG GTCCACGATTACCTCCGCAGCAAGTTGTGCTCCCTTTACGAAAACGACTGCATCTTTGACAAGTTTGAGTGTGCCTGGAACGGCTCGGACAG CGTGATCATGACCGGAGCCTACAACAACTTCTTCCGCATGTTCGACCGCAACACCAAACGCGACGTGACCTTGGAGGCGTCGAGGGAGAGCAGCAAACCCCGAGCTGTCCTGAAGCCGCGGAGGGTCTGTGCCGCCGGGGGAAAGCGGCGGAAGGACGACATCAGCGTGGACAGCCTGGACTTCACCAAGAAGATCCTCCACACAGCCTGGCACCCGACTGAGAACATCATCGCCATCGCCGCCACCAACAATCTGTACATCTTCCAGGACAAACTCAACTCTGAGATGCATTAA
- the wfs1b gene encoding wolframin isoform X1 encodes MEPSLTGNPATPKPSPSSPSTLRPGLSSSSSPSTTTAPTSDGSKPKLTMPTPHTTPSSSPSTASPRTSPGLSSRSSSLSTPPASPLRQPIRSPSQVGRSQLNAASPGYPPTRSTAAAVAPQPPPTAEPEEPDEEVSLEVLEERAKSGDAKAQTKMGRYFLAVAEERDEELNNCTAVTWLVQAAKQGRKDAVKLLQQCLASRKGITLENFEEVKKLCTETLFERGVRKAALLMYWKLNPERKKSVAVSEMLENVEHVHTEPGKPVSPGPLNSSAKKQRRVLETMVSSDARCHVDLDDFVEMTKKYAQGVTPSPVMDATGGDDDDDDVVVKNPDELPLHLKLLKFPLFALLEIKEHLIDWASRAGMQWLSTLIPTHHVNALIFFFIISNLTIEFFIFIIPLLIFYLSLFSMVICTLRVFQNSKAWENFRALTDLLSHFEPGLDLEQAETNFGWTHLEPYLYFLLSVIFVVFSFPVADKSWIPCSELAAVALFFTFTAFLSLHASAQLFARKALFTEVLSGACSLTHFLPDSLPWFLRVFGMTFVTVPLGDIVVLNLGLPCLLYGHLFYLLFRMAQMRGFKGTYLCLVPYLVCFTWCELSLVFLNNATAIGLIRTCVGYFLFLFALPILSLGMAAMLIIQLLQWFLALEVTKMVVTLTICFVPVVLRLWTRFSLNPIVVFRSLSRSSVVKLILVWLSAVVLFCWMYVYRSEGMKVYNSTLTWPEYSSLCGPMAWKEANMAQTQILCSHLEGHRVTWTGRFKYVRVTDIENGPQSVVNFLPVVVGNWMRCLYGDPYPLCEEVKNVTAEPQPLPAPAPPPEDPLCKLKKLAKHECHIKRFDRYKFEVTMGMPLERKTKNGTIIEDEDATKDIVLRASNEFQSMLLFLNTGSLVEFSTILEGRLGSKWPVFELKAIHCMSCSNAHLPSRRQYKIEHDWRRTAQNALQFGFDFFFNPFLTATLEQHLETETETTIATQEGG; translated from the exons ATGGAACCATCGCTGACCGGCAACCCAGCCACCCCAAAACCCAGCCCCTCATCTCCCTCCACCCTGAGGCCAGGcctttcctcctccagctcacCTTCAACCACGACCGCACCAACCTCAGACGGATCTAAGCCTAAACTCACCATGCCAACACCTCACACTACACCCTCATCTTCTCCCTCCACCGCCTCCCCTCGGACTTCTCCTGGTCTTTCCTCCCGTTCTTCCTCCCTGTCCACACCGCCTGCCTCCCCTCTCCGCCAGCCCATCAGGAGCCCCTCTCAGGTGGGCAGATCTCAGCTTAATGCAGCCTCTCCAGGATATCCCCCGACCAGATCCACCGCTGCCGCCGTGGCTCCACAGCCTCCTCCCACAGCTGAACCAG AAGAGCCAGATGAGGAAGTCAGTCTTGAGGTTTTGGAGGAGAGAGCAAAGTCGGGAGATGCAAAAGCACAGACCAAG atggGCCGCTACTTCCTGGCTGTGGCAGAAGAAAGAGATGAGGAGCTGAACAACTGCACAGCGGTCACGTGGCTAGTCCAGGCTGCTAAACAAGGACGCAAGGACGCCGTCAAACTGCTGCAGCAGTGCTTAGCATCCAGGAAAG GCATCACTCTGGAGAACTTTGAGGAGGTGAAGAAGTTGTGTACAGAGACACTCTTTGAGAGAGGAGTCAGGAAAGCAGCTCTGCTAATGTACTGGAAGTTGAACCCGGAGAGGAAGAAGTCGGTGGCTGTTTCTGAGATGTTAGAGAACGTTGAACACGTCCACACAGAGCCGG GCAAACCCGTGTCTCCGGGCCCACTAAACAGCTCTGCCAAGAAACAGAGGAGAGTCCTGGAGACGATGGTCAGCAGTGACG CCAGGTGCCATGTGGATCTTGATGACTTTGTTGAGATGACTAAGAAGTACGCTCAGGGTGTTACACCTTCACCCGTCATGGATGCAACAGGAggtgacgatgatgatgatgatgtagtagtgaagaATCCAGATGAACTGCCCTTACACCTAAAG CTGCTGAAGTTCCCTCTGTTCGCTTTGCTGGAGATCAAGGAGCACCTCATCGACTGGGCGTCACGGGCCGGCATGCAGTGGCTCAGCACTCTGATACCCACGCACCACGTCAACGCActcatcttcttctttattaTCTCCAACCTCACCATCgagttcttcatcttcatcatccctCTGCTGATTTTCTACCTCTCATTGTTCTCCATGGTCATCTGCACGCTGCGGGTATTTCAG AATTCTAAAGCATGGGAAAACTTTCGGGCCCTGACCGACCTGCTGAGTCACTTTGAGCCCGGTCTGGATCTGGAGCAGGCTGAGACCAACTTTGGATGGACTCACTTGGAGCCTTATCT GTACTTCCTGCTCTCCGTGATCTTCGTGGTTTTCTCTTTCCCTGTTGCTGATAAATCCTGGATCCCCTGCTCAGAGTTGGCTGCTGTCGCTCTCTTCTTCACCTTCACCGCCTTCCTCAGCCTTCACGCCTCTGCTCAGCTCTTCGCTCGCAAAGCCCTCTTCACAGAGGTCCTCTCCGGAGCATGCTCCCTCACTCACTTCCTGCCAGACTCACTCCCATGGTTCCTCAGGGTCTTTGGGATGACGTTCGTCACTGTGCCTCTAGGGGACATAGTGGTGTTGAACCTGGGGCTGCCATGTCTGCTATATGGACACCTTTTCTATCTGCTATTCCGTATGGCCCAGATGAGAGGCTTCAAGGGCACCTACCTGTGCCTGGTGCCCTACCTGGTTTGCTTCACCTGGTGTGAGCTCAGCTTAGTGTTCCTTAATAACGCCACTGCAATAGGACTCATCCGCACCTGCGTTGGctacttcctcttcctgttcgCCCTTCCTATTCTCTCACTGGGCATGGCTGCGATGCTCATCATCCAGTTACTGCAGTGGTTTCTCGCCCTCGAGGTGACCAAGATGGTGGTCACCTTGACAATTTGCTTCGTGCCAGTAGTGTTGAGGCTTTGGACTCGCTTTAGCCTTAACCCCATTGTGGTTTTTCGGTCTTTATCGCGGAGCAGCGTCGTGAAGCTCATCCTGGTGTGGCTCAGTGCGGTGGTGCTCTTCTGCTGGATGTACGTCTACAGGTCTGAAGGCATGAAGGTGTATAACTCCACACTGACGTGGCCTGAGTACAGCAGCCTCTGCGGCCCTATGGCCTGGAAAGAGGCCAACATGGCCCAGACTCAGATCCTGTGCTCTCATCTCGAAGGACACCGCGTGACCTGGACTGGACGCTTCAAATACGTCCGTGTGACCGACATTGAGAATGGGCCGCAGTCAGTTGTCAACTTCCTGCCTGTAGTTGTGGGGAACTGGATGCGTTGCCTGTATGGCGACCCATATCCTTTGTGTGAGGAGGTGAAAAACGTCACCGCTGAGCCCCAGCCTCTGCCTGccccagctcctcctccagaaGATCCCCTCTGTAAACTTAAAAAACTGGCAAAGCACGAATGTCACATCAAGCGCTTTGATCGATACAAATTTGAAGTTACAATGGGCATGCCTCTGGAGAGGAAGACCAAGAATGGGACGATCATAGAGGACGAAGATGCGACTAAGGACATAGTTCTGCGGGCTAGTAATGAGTTCCAATCTATGCTTTTGTTCTTAAACACAGGAAGCCTGGTGGAGTTCAGCACCATTCTTGAGGGTCGTTTAGGCTCCAAATGGCCCGTGTTTGAACTGAAAGCAATTCACTGCATGTCGTGCAGCAATGCCCACCTGCCCAGTCGCAGGCAGTACAAGATTGAACATGACTGGAGGCGCACGGCTCAGAATGCCCTGCAGTTTGGTTTTGACTTCTTTTTCAACCCCTTCCTGACCGCTACGCTCGAGCAACACTTGgaaacagagactgagacaaCGATTGCGACACAGGAGGGGGGGTAG
- the wfs1b gene encoding wolframin isoform X2, with protein sequence MLFLSEEPDEEVSLEVLEERAKSGDAKAQTKMGRYFLAVAEERDEELNNCTAVTWLVQAAKQGRKDAVKLLQQCLASRKGITLENFEEVKKLCTETLFERGVRKAALLMYWKLNPERKKSVAVSEMLENVEHVHTEPGKPVSPGPLNSSAKKQRRVLETMVSSDARCHVDLDDFVEMTKKYAQGVTPSPVMDATGGDDDDDDVVVKNPDELPLHLKLLKFPLFALLEIKEHLIDWASRAGMQWLSTLIPTHHVNALIFFFIISNLTIEFFIFIIPLLIFYLSLFSMVICTLRVFQNSKAWENFRALTDLLSHFEPGLDLEQAETNFGWTHLEPYLYFLLSVIFVVFSFPVADKSWIPCSELAAVALFFTFTAFLSLHASAQLFARKALFTEVLSGACSLTHFLPDSLPWFLRVFGMTFVTVPLGDIVVLNLGLPCLLYGHLFYLLFRMAQMRGFKGTYLCLVPYLVCFTWCELSLVFLNNATAIGLIRTCVGYFLFLFALPILSLGMAAMLIIQLLQWFLALEVTKMVVTLTICFVPVVLRLWTRFSLNPIVVFRSLSRSSVVKLILVWLSAVVLFCWMYVYRSEGMKVYNSTLTWPEYSSLCGPMAWKEANMAQTQILCSHLEGHRVTWTGRFKYVRVTDIENGPQSVVNFLPVVVGNWMRCLYGDPYPLCEEVKNVTAEPQPLPAPAPPPEDPLCKLKKLAKHECHIKRFDRYKFEVTMGMPLERKTKNGTIIEDEDATKDIVLRASNEFQSMLLFLNTGSLVEFSTILEGRLGSKWPVFELKAIHCMSCSNAHLPSRRQYKIEHDWRRTAQNALQFGFDFFFNPFLTATLEQHLETETETTIATQEGG encoded by the exons ATGTTGTTTCTTTCAGAAGAGCCAGATGAGGAAGTCAGTCTTGAGGTTTTGGAGGAGAGAGCAAAGTCGGGAGATGCAAAAGCACAGACCAAG atggGCCGCTACTTCCTGGCTGTGGCAGAAGAAAGAGATGAGGAGCTGAACAACTGCACAGCGGTCACGTGGCTAGTCCAGGCTGCTAAACAAGGACGCAAGGACGCCGTCAAACTGCTGCAGCAGTGCTTAGCATCCAGGAAAG GCATCACTCTGGAGAACTTTGAGGAGGTGAAGAAGTTGTGTACAGAGACACTCTTTGAGAGAGGAGTCAGGAAAGCAGCTCTGCTAATGTACTGGAAGTTGAACCCGGAGAGGAAGAAGTCGGTGGCTGTTTCTGAGATGTTAGAGAACGTTGAACACGTCCACACAGAGCCGG GCAAACCCGTGTCTCCGGGCCCACTAAACAGCTCTGCCAAGAAACAGAGGAGAGTCCTGGAGACGATGGTCAGCAGTGACG CCAGGTGCCATGTGGATCTTGATGACTTTGTTGAGATGACTAAGAAGTACGCTCAGGGTGTTACACCTTCACCCGTCATGGATGCAACAGGAggtgacgatgatgatgatgatgtagtagtgaagaATCCAGATGAACTGCCCTTACACCTAAAG CTGCTGAAGTTCCCTCTGTTCGCTTTGCTGGAGATCAAGGAGCACCTCATCGACTGGGCGTCACGGGCCGGCATGCAGTGGCTCAGCACTCTGATACCCACGCACCACGTCAACGCActcatcttcttctttattaTCTCCAACCTCACCATCgagttcttcatcttcatcatccctCTGCTGATTTTCTACCTCTCATTGTTCTCCATGGTCATCTGCACGCTGCGGGTATTTCAG AATTCTAAAGCATGGGAAAACTTTCGGGCCCTGACCGACCTGCTGAGTCACTTTGAGCCCGGTCTGGATCTGGAGCAGGCTGAGACCAACTTTGGATGGACTCACTTGGAGCCTTATCT GTACTTCCTGCTCTCCGTGATCTTCGTGGTTTTCTCTTTCCCTGTTGCTGATAAATCCTGGATCCCCTGCTCAGAGTTGGCTGCTGTCGCTCTCTTCTTCACCTTCACCGCCTTCCTCAGCCTTCACGCCTCTGCTCAGCTCTTCGCTCGCAAAGCCCTCTTCACAGAGGTCCTCTCCGGAGCATGCTCCCTCACTCACTTCCTGCCAGACTCACTCCCATGGTTCCTCAGGGTCTTTGGGATGACGTTCGTCACTGTGCCTCTAGGGGACATAGTGGTGTTGAACCTGGGGCTGCCATGTCTGCTATATGGACACCTTTTCTATCTGCTATTCCGTATGGCCCAGATGAGAGGCTTCAAGGGCACCTACCTGTGCCTGGTGCCCTACCTGGTTTGCTTCACCTGGTGTGAGCTCAGCTTAGTGTTCCTTAATAACGCCACTGCAATAGGACTCATCCGCACCTGCGTTGGctacttcctcttcctgttcgCCCTTCCTATTCTCTCACTGGGCATGGCTGCGATGCTCATCATCCAGTTACTGCAGTGGTTTCTCGCCCTCGAGGTGACCAAGATGGTGGTCACCTTGACAATTTGCTTCGTGCCAGTAGTGTTGAGGCTTTGGACTCGCTTTAGCCTTAACCCCATTGTGGTTTTTCGGTCTTTATCGCGGAGCAGCGTCGTGAAGCTCATCCTGGTGTGGCTCAGTGCGGTGGTGCTCTTCTGCTGGATGTACGTCTACAGGTCTGAAGGCATGAAGGTGTATAACTCCACACTGACGTGGCCTGAGTACAGCAGCCTCTGCGGCCCTATGGCCTGGAAAGAGGCCAACATGGCCCAGACTCAGATCCTGTGCTCTCATCTCGAAGGACACCGCGTGACCTGGACTGGACGCTTCAAATACGTCCGTGTGACCGACATTGAGAATGGGCCGCAGTCAGTTGTCAACTTCCTGCCTGTAGTTGTGGGGAACTGGATGCGTTGCCTGTATGGCGACCCATATCCTTTGTGTGAGGAGGTGAAAAACGTCACCGCTGAGCCCCAGCCTCTGCCTGccccagctcctcctccagaaGATCCCCTCTGTAAACTTAAAAAACTGGCAAAGCACGAATGTCACATCAAGCGCTTTGATCGATACAAATTTGAAGTTACAATGGGCATGCCTCTGGAGAGGAAGACCAAGAATGGGACGATCATAGAGGACGAAGATGCGACTAAGGACATAGTTCTGCGGGCTAGTAATGAGTTCCAATCTATGCTTTTGTTCTTAAACACAGGAAGCCTGGTGGAGTTCAGCACCATTCTTGAGGGTCGTTTAGGCTCCAAATGGCCCGTGTTTGAACTGAAAGCAATTCACTGCATGTCGTGCAGCAATGCCCACCTGCCCAGTCGCAGGCAGTACAAGATTGAACATGACTGGAGGCGCACGGCTCAGAATGCCCTGCAGTTTGGTTTTGACTTCTTTTTCAACCCCTTCCTGACCGCTACGCTCGAGCAACACTTGgaaacagagactgagacaaCGATTGCGACACAGGAGGGGGGGTAG